In a genomic window of Salmo trutta chromosome 32, fSalTru1.1, whole genome shotgun sequence:
- the dsn1 gene encoding kinetochore-associated protein DSN1 homolog isoform X2 translates to MADINSGEQSESCDSSAEQHQKKVHQEEIPQQGLKRVCPGSPSPAAPHPKSPRRHTPASTTTQMSETTEIQMEPALEPCSGGEGQGRDPERGVLTEGRSLSPNSTRRKSWRRSTKGRRSLPALPNTSQTLCRSISQSLPEEERLEKLMEASMRLAVEKLQDSLSTTPNGSLESLQTQVEALQKGWYCLAKDLRSEPQCQQLPTSTASDTAMQNTLEQTRKDIHRLQAESASWESLLVKHRSKAEELARRVEQCQEKGVTLDPSCLAQSSQSQLIQNKPDYHSLLRRQQPVLSTMDMVMDTQCKMVRELLSILEQSQLLVKETSSRLAADVGFQELSSDPVRDLLAGPVSSVSTNASS, encoded by the exons atggcGGATATTAATTCTGGAGAGCAATCGGAAAG CTGCGACAGCTCTGCTGAACAACACCAGAAGAAG GTCCACCAAGAAGAAATCCCTCAGCAGGGACTTAAAAGAGTTTGCCCTGGGAGTCCAAGCCCAGCAGCTCCTCACCCCAAATCTCCCCGCAGACACACTCCTgcctccaccaccacccagaTGTCAGAAACAACAGAGATACAGATGGAGCCAGCTCTGGAGCCGTGTTCTGGAGGAGAGGGGCAGGGAAGGGACCCTGAGAGGGGTGTTCTAACAGAGGGTCGGTCATTGAGCCCCAACAGCACGCGAAGGAAATCCTGGAGGAGGTCGACCAAGGGCCGAcgctctctccctgccctccccAACACCTCCCAGA CTCTATGCAGGTCAATCAGCCAATCCCTACCTgaggaggagaggctggagaAACTGATGGAGGCTTCTATGAGG CTGGCAGTTGAGAAGTTACAAGACTCACTGAGCACGACACCCAACGGCAGTTTAGAGTCACTTCAGACACAAG TGGAGGCTCTACAGAAGGGGTGGTATTGCCTGGCCAAAGACCTACGCAGTGAGCCACAGTgtcaacaacttcccacaagcaCAGCCAG TGACACTGCAATGCAGAACACCTTGGAGCAGACCAGGAAGGATATACACAG GCTGCAGGCTGAGAGTGCATCTTGGGAGTCCCTGTTAGTCAAGCATCGGAGTAAAGCTGAAGAATTGGCCAG GCGAGTGGAGCAGTGCCAGGAGAAGGGGGTAACATTAGACCCTAGCTGCCTGGCCCAGTCCTCACAGAGCCAGCTCATCCAGAACAAACCTGATTACCACAGCCTGCTCCGCAGACAGCAGCCCGTACTGTCCACTATGGACATGGTG ATGGACACCCAGTGTAAGATGGTCAGGGAGCTGCTGTCCATACTCGAACAGTCTCAGCTACTGGTGAAGGAGACAAGCAGCAGATTGG CGGCTGATGTGGGATTCCAGGAACTCTCCTCTGACCCAGTCAGGGATCTACTGGCAGGACCCGTATCGTCTGTATCAACCAACGCATCATCCTAG
- the dsn1 gene encoding kinetochore-associated protein DSN1 homolog isoform X1, with translation MADINSGEQSESSCDSSAEQHQKKVHQEEIPQQGLKRVCPGSPSPAAPHPKSPRRHTPASTTTQMSETTEIQMEPALEPCSGGEGQGRDPERGVLTEGRSLSPNSTRRKSWRRSTKGRRSLPALPNTSQTLCRSISQSLPEEERLEKLMEASMRLAVEKLQDSLSTTPNGSLESLQTQVEALQKGWYCLAKDLRSEPQCQQLPTSTASDTAMQNTLEQTRKDIHRLQAESASWESLLVKHRSKAEELARRVEQCQEKGVTLDPSCLAQSSQSQLIQNKPDYHSLLRRQQPVLSTMDMVMDTQCKMVRELLSILEQSQLLVKETSSRLAADVGFQELSSDPVRDLLAGPVSSVSTNASS, from the exons atggcGGATATTAATTCTGGAGAGCAATCGGAAAG CAGCTGCGACAGCTCTGCTGAACAACACCAGAAGAAG GTCCACCAAGAAGAAATCCCTCAGCAGGGACTTAAAAGAGTTTGCCCTGGGAGTCCAAGCCCAGCAGCTCCTCACCCCAAATCTCCCCGCAGACACACTCCTgcctccaccaccacccagaTGTCAGAAACAACAGAGATACAGATGGAGCCAGCTCTGGAGCCGTGTTCTGGAGGAGAGGGGCAGGGAAGGGACCCTGAGAGGGGTGTTCTAACAGAGGGTCGGTCATTGAGCCCCAACAGCACGCGAAGGAAATCCTGGAGGAGGTCGACCAAGGGCCGAcgctctctccctgccctccccAACACCTCCCAGA CTCTATGCAGGTCAATCAGCCAATCCCTACCTgaggaggagaggctggagaAACTGATGGAGGCTTCTATGAGG CTGGCAGTTGAGAAGTTACAAGACTCACTGAGCACGACACCCAACGGCAGTTTAGAGTCACTTCAGACACAAG TGGAGGCTCTACAGAAGGGGTGGTATTGCCTGGCCAAAGACCTACGCAGTGAGCCACAGTgtcaacaacttcccacaagcaCAGCCAG TGACACTGCAATGCAGAACACCTTGGAGCAGACCAGGAAGGATATACACAG GCTGCAGGCTGAGAGTGCATCTTGGGAGTCCCTGTTAGTCAAGCATCGGAGTAAAGCTGAAGAATTGGCCAG GCGAGTGGAGCAGTGCCAGGAGAAGGGGGTAACATTAGACCCTAGCTGCCTGGCCCAGTCCTCACAGAGCCAGCTCATCCAGAACAAACCTGATTACCACAGCCTGCTCCGCAGACAGCAGCCCGTACTGTCCACTATGGACATGGTG ATGGACACCCAGTGTAAGATGGTCAGGGAGCTGCTGTCCATACTCGAACAGTCTCAGCTACTGGTGAAGGAGACAAGCAGCAGATTGG CGGCTGATGTGGGATTCCAGGAACTCTCCTCTGACCCAGTCAGGGATCTACTGGCAGGACCCGTATCGTCTGTATCAACCAACGCATCATCCTAG